The Pseudoxanthomonas sp. SL93 genome segment CGTGCGCTTGATCCATTCCTGGTTGGACTTGATCGAGGCCTTGATGGCGTCATTGTTGCGGTCGATGTTGCCGGCGACGACGACCAGCAGGTCTTCGGCGGGCAGTTCGACGATCTTCAGGTCGGTCAGCGGGCTGCCTTCGGTGCGGTAGTCGAAGTTCGGCACAGTGGCCAGCATGTTGGTCAGCTTGGACAGGCCGGCCTTGACGGCATCGCCGACGTGGCGGCTGACGTACATGCCCGCATAGCGGCCCAGCAGGTTCCAGTCGTAGCTGACGTCATACGACTGGGTGATCTTCACGTTGCGGTTGTTCTTGCCGGTGGGTTCCAGGCTGAACGTGCTGCGCTTGTCGTCACCCATGCGCTTGTCGACGATGGCATAGGTGATCTTGCCGGGACCACCGGTCGGCGCCGGGCGCTCGCTCTCGATGATTTCCCAGCTGCCCTGGCCCCAGGCGGCATTGGTGGAGTTGTACTCGACCTTGGCGCCCACGCCGGAATTGGTTTCACCGCCGCCGGAGTACGACAGCTCGTTGGCCGCGCTGGGAATCAGCGGGTTCCAGTCCTTCAGGCGACGCACGTTGTTCAGGGTATCGAACACGATGGTCATGCGGCGATTGGTTTCGACGCTTTCTTCAAGATGGCGCTTGGACGGCAGGATCAGGCCGATCACCAGAAACAGCGCCAGAACCAGCGCCAACGCAATCACGAACTCGATCAAACGGGTCATTCAGGAGTCTCCGGGGGCCGGTGCCTCGGCCGTCAAAAAAAATGCACCGCGCATCCTAGCAGGGTTGACGGCCTTCGGGCAGCCCATCTGACACCGGTAGGCCGCCCCGTTGCGCACCGCACCACGGGCCTTTCCGCCCTTCCGGTGACGCGGCCGCGGGCATACGGCCGCGTACGCCTGCGGCGCCCCGGCTCAGACCAGTTGCAGCTCGAATGCCTTGAGGACGGCCCGCGTGCGGTCACGCACGCCCAGCTTGGAAAGAATGTTGGACACGTGGTTCTTGATGGTGCCCTCGGCCACGCCCAGCGAGTTGGCAATTTCCTTGTTGGAGAAGCCGCTGGCCATCAGCCGCAGGATCTCCGTCTCGCGATCGGTGAGGGGATCCGGGCGGTCGAGGCTGACGAAATCGTTGCGCATGTGCTCCAGCCCCGACAGCAGGCGCTGGGTCACCGCCGGTTGCACCAGCGAGCCGCCGTCGGCCACCGTGCGGATGGCGCCGACCAGTTGTTCCAGCGACACATCCTTCAGCAGATAGCCCTTGGCCCCGGCCTTCAGCCCCGCCAGCACCAGCTGGTCGTCGTCGAAGGTGGTCAGGATGATGGTGGGGGGCAGTTCGCCCGTGCGGGCCAGGGCCTGCAGGGCTTCGAGCCCCGACATCACCGGCATGCGCATGTCCATCAGCACCACGTCGGGC includes the following:
- a CDS encoding polyketide cyclase, which translates into the protein MTRLIEFVIALALVLALFLVIGLILPSKRHLEESVETNRRMTIVFDTLNNVRRLKDWNPLIPSAANELSYSGGGETNSGVGAKVEYNSTNAAWGQGSWEIIESERPAPTGGPGKITYAIVDKRMGDDKRSTFSLEPTGKNNRNVKITQSYDVSYDWNLLGRYAGMYVSRHVGDAVKAGLSKLTNMLATVPNFDYRTEGSPLTDLKIVELPAEDLLVVVAGNIDRNNDAIKASIKSNQEWIKRTMEANGLEAAGPVRIITTDFGAEKYAFDVAQPVRKAGATGKLTVTIPAGAPVEYVRVEPRKSAFASYTGYMAELDNQRNALRAWAVTSGHEVVDRPFESWKSGVDGAFLEDGKFDIYWAVKQ
- a CDS encoding response regulator transcription factor, yielding MIRVCLVDDQTLVRQGIRSLLALDDGIEVVAEAADGRQAVELVPQVKPDVVLMDMRMPVMSGLEALQALARTGELPPTIILTTFDDDQLVLAGLKAGAKGYLLKDVSLEQLVGAIRTVADGGSLVQPAVTQRLLSGLEHMRNDFVSLDRPDPLTDRETEILRLMASGFSNKEIANSLGVAEGTIKNHVSNILSKLGVRDRTRAVLKAFELQLV